In Etheostoma spectabile isolate EspeVRDwgs_2016 chromosome 20, UIUC_Espe_1.0, whole genome shotgun sequence, the following are encoded in one genomic region:
- the adprs gene encoding ADP-ribosylhydrolase ARH3, protein MAMTAVRAVAAGGPASLSRFRGALVAAVLGDCVGGEFEGAEEVPMESVLQHLSSLYDETKGNGILEYSDDTAMARCVVQSLLTRAGFDEQDMARRFAKEYSASPGRGYGSGVIQVLKKLSSPQLSDVYQPARDQFNGRGSFGNGGAMRAAPFALAFPEPVDVKRFAHLGAMLTHSCSLGYNGAVLQALAVHFSLQGALDLPQQFISRLITEMEEVEANEATRNDARILKEAEKPFCERLHKVRDLMDRSKVSIEEVISELGNGIAALHSVPTAIFCVLHCLQPQECLPENYGGVERTIAYSLALGGDTDTIACMAGAIAGAHYGIEAIPQSWIKCCEGAEDADMNAKRLHMLYHQSSHGGGGGTGEQSSEDACDSQSSASNGTEKKHGAE, encoded by the exons ATGGCAATGACGGCAGTGAGAGCGGTGGCAGCGGGGGGTCCGGCGTCTTTGTCCCGGTTTAGGGGAGCGCTGGTCGCGGCTGTGCTGGGAGATTGTGTCGGCGGAGAGTTTGAAGGAGCGGAGGAGGTTCCCATGGAGAGTGTGCTGCAGCATCTGAGCAGCCTGTACGACGAGACCAAAGGGAATG gtaTCCTTGAGTACAGTGATGACACGGCAATGGCACGTTGTGTGGTCCAGTCTCTACTCACCCGTGCCGGCTTTGATGAGCAAGACATGGCTCGCAG GTTTGCTAAGGAGTACAGTGCGTCCCCAGGTCGTGGTTATGGTTCTGGAGTGATCCAGGTATTGAAGAAGCTGTCCTCCCCTCAGCTCAGTGATGTGTACCAGCCGGCCAGGGACCAATTTAATGGTCGAGGCTCCTTTGGGAATGGGGGAGCCATGAGGGCGGCCCCCTTCGCACTGGCTTTCCCCGAACCAGTTGATGTAAAAAGG TTCGCCCATCTGGGTGCCATGCTGACCCACTCCTGCTCTCTGGGTTACAATGGCGCAGTGCTGCAGGCGTTAGCTGTGCACTTCTCCCTGCAGGGGGCGCTAGACCTGCCCCAGCAGTTCATCAGCAGGCTAATCACAGAGATGGAAGAAGTGGAGGCCAACGAAGCCACACGCAATGATGCCAGAAT CCTAAAAGAAGCAGAGAAGCCATTCTGTGAGCGCCTCCACAAAGTTAGAGACCTGATGGACAGGAGCAAGGTCAGCATCGAGGAGGTCATTTCTGAACTGG GTAACGGTATTGCAGCACTCCACTCGGTCCCCACTGCCATATTCTGTGTCCTTCACTGCCTGCAGCCACAAGAATGCCTTCCTGAGAACTATGGCGGCGTGGAGAGGACTATTGCATACAGCCTGGCCCTGGGAGGGGACACAGACACCATAGCCTGCATGGCAGGGGCCATCGCCGGGGCCCACTATGGCATCGAGGCTATTCCTCAGTCATGGATAAAGTGCTGCGAGGGAGCCGAGGATGCAGACATGAACGCAAAGCGACTTCACATGCTGTACCACCAGTCATCACATGGAGGCGGGGGTGGGACAGGAGAGCAGAGCAGTGAAGACGCATGTGATAGCCAGTCAAGCGCTTCTAACGGCACAGAGAAGAAACATGGAGCGGAGTGA